One Candidatus Hydrogenedens sp. DNA segment encodes these proteins:
- a CDS encoding ATP-binding protein, producing MIWQNRKLLFIFTAVIIGVIIFILLISFLRERQYNQQVFIERGQTLIKILSSSLSLQTRMGCYRAQRVVEIINSASLTPGILYVALFNHEGKIIASAGETSVSHINEIAKRNRIYWDKECVFLSQAISMEELQKGRQHRYGMAVCPDPTCANESMIPWSQWGTGPFSLVVCLDTQELQGMNVLTLIRFGIFALLSVGIGILGFVVLDLYQRKESYAYDLKLAREKAKYNEHLAQIGAGLAHETKNPLGIVRGLAQAIQEEVEPTSDAYKYASKIIDETDRSVRQINNFLELTHPHAPEWKAIPLQPLIEQLLNLIDTDIKNKGIKIEVEGMDVTIEADPEYLRRALLNLLLNAVQACSAGDKIILRIEPTDNSIALHIIDTGVGISVEDLPNVVKPYYSRRKGGTGLGLSIVNEIVLLHGWKFSIQSQEGKGTKVTISNIRRINR from the coding sequence ATGATTTGGCAAAATAGAAAATTACTTTTCATTTTTACAGCAGTTATTATTGGGGTGATTATTTTTATTCTTTTAATTTCTTTTCTACGGGAGCGACAATATAATCAGCAGGTTTTTATTGAGCGGGGTCAAACACTAATAAAAATCCTTTCCTCCTCTTTATCTCTTCAAACGCGGATGGGTTGTTATCGTGCCCAACGGGTTGTTGAAATAATAAATAGTGCCTCATTAACCCCGGGTATTTTATATGTAGCGTTATTCAATCATGAAGGTAAAATAATCGCCAGTGCCGGTGAAACTTCCGTATCACATATAAATGAGATTGCAAAAAGAAATCGTATTTATTGGGATAAAGAATGTGTTTTTTTATCACAAGCCATTTCTATGGAGGAACTTCAGAAAGGGAGGCAACACCGATATGGAATGGCAGTATGTCCCGACCCGACATGTGCCAATGAGAGTATGATTCCCTGGAGTCAATGGGGAACAGGTCCTTTTTCTCTGGTAGTTTGTCTGGATACTCAGGAGTTGCAGGGAATGAATGTTTTAACTCTTATTCGGTTTGGGATATTTGCCCTGTTAAGTGTCGGGATAGGTATATTAGGATTTGTCGTTTTGGATTTGTATCAACGAAAGGAATCGTATGCTTATGACCTTAAATTAGCCCGAGAAAAAGCAAAGTATAACGAACATTTAGCCCAGATAGGGGCAGGCCTGGCACACGAGACAAAAAATCCGTTAGGTATTGTGCGAGGACTTGCTCAAGCAATACAGGAAGAAGTAGAGCCGACTTCGGATGCGTATAAATATGCCAGTAAGATTATTGATGAGACAGACCGTTCTGTTCGTCAGATAAATAACTTTTTAGAACTAACACATCCACATGCTCCTGAATGGAAGGCTATTCCCTTACAACCTCTCATTGAACAGTTATTAAATCTGATAGATACGGATATAAAAAATAAAGGGATTAAAATTGAGGTGGAAGGAATGGATGTAACGATAGAAGCGGATCCCGAATATCTTCGTCGTGCTTTGTTAAATCTTCTTCTGAATGCGGTGCAAGCGTGTTCCGCAGGGGATAAAATTATCCTTCGTATTGAGCCAACAGATAATTCCATTGCCCTTCATATTATAGATACAGGTGTCGGTATTTCGGTAGAGGATTTGCCGAATGTTGTAAAGCCATATTACTCCAGACGGAAAGGGGGGACAGGTCTTGGATTGAGTATTGTGAATGAAATTGTTTTGTTGCACGGGTGGAAATTTTCTATCCAATCTCAAGAAGGAAAAGGGACCAAGGTGACTATTTCAAATATACGCCGAATTAACAGATGA
- a CDS encoding helicase-associated domain-containing protein, with protein sequence MRYSYNLLSVFEGMDQTSFYMALELSFNIRGGLTSRYLSAKLETSEETINYIYSLYPKLFFFDLNRIKVVPEALPVIRRVQNNLNSLGDVNSIYKSLQNYSNSERRELEKKLKINRVIGWMSLASEIIETLYKTPESVLEYVAGYSFSDLAKEIFDFLWQSKTGIVPIQQIRQRFANYNNIEIEEALEELLNQFVLFELFRFNGQSRLNRFVSILSEIRHHKEQKKEIKERLKQAITPANVKISRIESCGISLAERISSLLAKVAVSPLHLTPSGQITRLDEQRISRDEPENAYPPIETLVWLAEKAGLLAQVDNTLRIVNLEELVNMSFTERLKKIYKAFIKDDEKLSSLSATLLELQTLKPYTWYSLNEFGKRVYARYCELSHYTLKQTKDNFWEYSTSGEYCEEKDCAVFIENTLFWFGIIELGSAKKERFFRISEIGEFLLFSLEPTKKLKEKYIKKHEWIVQPNFEIIVPTVNTDPLQLIWIELFAQKKSNGGPVSIYSITKESFLKGLQSGADPNQFIQHLIQNARKQQIPDIVISTIEDWLHTVKRVKVRPVILIEAPDSVLIADLLHRKKLSEILHPISPNQTAYARGILLSEIKALLEKEGFVVE encoded by the coding sequence ATGCGTTATAGTTATAATCTATTGTCTGTCTTTGAAGGGATGGATCAAACATCATTTTATATGGCTCTTGAACTGTCTTTTAACATTCGGGGAGGACTTACAAGCCGCTATTTATCCGCAAAACTTGAAACCTCAGAAGAAACCATCAACTATATTTATAGTCTTTATCCGAAGCTCTTCTTTTTTGATTTAAATCGGATAAAAGTAGTTCCGGAAGCCCTGCCTGTTATTCGTAGAGTGCAGAATAATCTGAATAGCCTTGGGGATGTGAATTCTATTTATAAATCATTACAAAATTATTCCAATTCGGAACGTAGGGAATTAGAAAAGAAATTAAAGATAAATCGGGTAATTGGATGGATGTCATTAGCCAGCGAAATTATAGAAACCTTATACAAAACACCGGAATCGGTTCTGGAATATGTTGCGGGTTATTCTTTTTCTGACTTAGCAAAGGAAATTTTTGATTTCTTATGGCAAAGTAAAACAGGGATTGTTCCTATTCAACAGATACGGCAAAGGTTTGCGAACTATAACAACATAGAAATTGAAGAAGCATTAGAAGAATTACTCAACCAGTTTGTCCTCTTTGAACTTTTCCGTTTTAATGGACAAAGCAGATTAAATCGTTTTGTCAGCATCCTTTCCGAAATTCGACATCATAAAGAACAGAAAAAAGAAATCAAAGAGAGATTAAAACAAGCAATCACACCTGCCAATGTTAAAATAAGCCGTATTGAGAGTTGTGGTATCTCATTAGCAGAACGGATATCGTCCCTTCTGGCGAAAGTTGCCGTATCTCCTTTACATTTAACCCCGTCCGGGCAAATTACTCGTTTGGACGAACAACGGATTTCTCGTGATGAACCTGAAAATGCTTATCCCCCTATCGAAACACTTGTTTGGCTGGCTGAAAAAGCAGGATTGCTGGCTCAGGTAGATAATACACTCCGAATTGTAAACCTTGAAGAATTAGTAAATATGTCTTTTACGGAAAGACTTAAAAAGATTTACAAAGCATTTATCAAAGATGACGAAAAACTTTCCTCATTATCCGCAACCCTTCTGGAATTGCAGACATTAAAGCCTTACACATGGTACTCTTTAAATGAATTTGGAAAACGAGTTTATGCTCGTTATTGCGAATTGTCCCATTATACATTAAAACAGACAAAGGACAATTTCTGGGAATATTCAACTTCGGGAGAATATTGCGAAGAAAAAGACTGCGCCGTTTTTATAGAGAACACACTCTTCTGGTTTGGCATTATTGAACTTGGCTCTGCAAAAAAAGAACGATTTTTCCGTATCAGCGAAATTGGGGAATTTCTCCTATTCTCATTAGAACCCACGAAAAAGTTAAAAGAAAAATACATCAAAAAACATGAATGGATAGTCCAGCCCAATTTTGAAATTATTGTTCCCACAGTTAATACCGACCCCCTACAACTAATCTGGATAGAACTATTTGCTCAGAAGAAAAGCAATGGCGGTCCTGTTTCTATATATTCGATTACCAAAGAATCTTTCTTAAAAGGATTGCAAAGCGGTGCTGACCCTAATCAATTCATTCAACACTTAATACAGAATGCCCGCAAACAGCAAATCCCGGACATAGTTATCTCAACAATAGAAGATTGGCTGCATACGGTTAAACGTGTAAAAGTTCGCCCTGTTATTTTAATAGAAGCCCCGGACTCCGTCCTGATTGCAGATTTATTACACCGCAAGAAACTTTCCGAAATACTACATCCGATTTCACCAAATCAGACAGCCTATGCTCGTGGAATACTTTTATCCGAA